Proteins from one Camelina sativa cultivar DH55 chromosome 8, Cs, whole genome shotgun sequence genomic window:
- the LOC104709741 gene encoding uncharacterized protein LOC104709741: protein MIRDCGFLEFPFIGDCLSWRGWRDKKPIRCRLDRALGNEDWHDLFPDTVTEYLPMIASDHKPIVVNIGAKRSRGKRSYMFDCRWIGKAGLMDVIASGWDRDLDQDSDNFVQKVVNCRKAISQWRKSQVPYGRETIEDLKRELEVALADDSIPPSTISELQNRLRQAYGDEEIYWYQKSRSKWMKLGDKNSKYFHALTKQRRARNWITGLFNRDDIWSTEDVDISHTAVSYFEDLFTLTNPENFEEVLREVNMVITAEDNERLTGPATEAEVKSALFTMHPDKAPGVHFNKSRKF from the coding sequence ATGATTCGGGATTGTGGCTTTTTGGAGTTTCCTTTTATTGGTGATTGTTTGTCTTGGAGGGGTTGGCGGGATAAAAAACCTATACGCTGTCGGTTAGACAGAGCCTTAGggaatgaggattggcatgattTGTTCCCGGATACGGTGACGGAGTATTTACCAATGATAGCCTCTGATCATAAGCCTATAGTGGTTAATATTGGGGCTAAAAGGTCGCGGGGGAAGAGGAGTTATATGTTTGACTGCCGCTGGATTGGTAAGGCGGGGCTGATGGATGTGATAGCATCGGGGTGGGATAGGGATTTGGATCAGGACTCAGATAACTTCGTGCAAAAAGTTGTGAATTGTCGGAAGGCGATTTCTCAGTGGCGTAAATCACAAGTCCCATACGGTAGGGAAACCATTGAGGACTTAAAGCGGGAGTTGGAGGTGGCTCTGGCAGATGACTCAATTCCTCCTTCTACAATCTCGGAATTGCAGAATCGTTTACGTCAAGCGTATGGGGATGAAGAGATTTACTGGTATCAAAAGAGTCGGAGTAAATGGATGAAATTGGGGGATAAGAATTCCAAATATTTCCATGCCTTAACAAAGCAGAGACGGGCTCGTAATTGGATTACAGGTTTGTTTAATAGGGACGACATCTGGTCCACTGAGGATGTTGATATATCTCACACGGCAGTCTcatattttgaagatttgttcACTTTAACAAATCCAGAAAATTTTGAGGAGGTCCTAAGGGAGGTCAATATGGTGATTACTGCCGAGGATAATGAGCGGCTCACAGGACCCGCTACGGAGGCTGAGGTCAAATCTGCTTTATTTACGATGCATCCGGATAAAGCCCCAGGNGTTCACTTTAACAAATCCAGAAAATTTTGA
- the LOC104709742 gene encoding uncharacterized protein LOC104709742, translating to MFHGLRTNPSCKGKFMAIKTDMSKAYDRVEWDFVAALLQKMGFAESWVSWIMFCVTSVEYRVRINGQPNGLIVPQRGLRQGDPLSPYLFILCTEVLIANIRKAEREKLITGIKVANKCPPITHLLFADDSLFFCKADKGQCRVILDILKQYESVLGQQINFTKSSVQFGHKIDEQTKTELQDVLGITTLGGMGSYLGLPESLGGAKTKVFSFVRERIQSRTNGWTANLLSKGGREVMIKSVATAVPTFVMSCFRLPKTITSKLTSAVANFWWSTNGQTGGMHWLAWEKLCVSKQLGGLGFRNVDDFNSALLAKQLWRLIDVPESLFARVFKSRYYRNTHPLDPIRSYSPSYGWRSICSARSLVNKGLIKRVGSGDTISIWSDPWVPAQFPRPASSKGPLKDPSLQMNQLIDRQNNSWRLDMLNEHFDPLDVVLIRAIPLGGNKRDDPFGWHFTKTGKYTVKSDYHTARHDVVRTFAATGYGPEITPLLASVWRARCPPKIQHFMWQVLSGCISVSANLGRRGIACDVRCVRCGADSETINHAIFVCPPARQVWALANVPVGPNSFPTESVYANVDHFLGQQNPGAHIAAFPWLMWFIWKARNARVFDNIAERPEEIVRVAEGKAVAWQQAQIEDDLVTSPTFPVVSELPVRVPTVSLPSVFSGYRCFIAGSWKAGDLYAGAGWCCTSIQTTLPFLGAKNFRRSLSPLHTEVEAFLWAMRCMIGHDFREVAFYTDCSDLVKMVSSPSDWQAFLAYLDDIKTDREEFSSFSLSLIPRNANLRADFLARQVCTSPHQVLFVNDFLTN from the coding sequence atgtttcatggctTGCGTACAAACCCGTCTTGCAAAGGGAAATTTATGGCCATCAAAACAGACATGAGTAAGGCATACGATAGGGTTGAGTGGGATTTTGTGGCAGCTCTGTTACAGAAGATGGGGTTTGCAGAGTCATGGGTTTCATGGATAATGTTTTGTGTCACTTCAGTCGAGTATAGGGTTCGTATTAATGGCCAGCCGAATGGTTTGATAGTGCCACAGAGGGGGTTGCGACAAGGTgatcctttatctccttatttgtttattttatgcacAGAGGTGTTAATTGCTAATATACGGAAAGCAGAGAGGGAGAAGCTTATTACAGGGATAAAAGTGGCGAACAAATGTCCGCCAATtacgcatttgttgtttgccgatgatagtcttttcttctgtaaGGCGGACAAAGGACAATGTCGGGTTATCTTAGATATTCTAAAACAATATGAGTCTGTTTTGGGTcagcaaataaattttacaaaatcctCGGTACAATTTGGGCACAAGATTGATGAGCAGACAAAAACCGAGCTCCAGGATGTTCTCGGGATCACAACTTTGGGTGGTATGGGGTCCTATCTAGGTTTACCCGAAAGTTTGGGTGGGGCTAAGACcaaggttttctcttttgttcgaGAGCGGATTCAAAGTCGGACGAATGGTTGGACGGCAAATTTGCTTTCAAAAGGGGGAAGGGAAGTGATGATTAAATCTGTTGCAACTGCTGTTCCAacgtttgtgatgtcttgttttcggttaccaaaaacaattacatccaAGCTTACCAGTGcagtggcaaatttttggtggagtacaaATGGTCAGACAGGGGGCATGCATTGGCTTGCCTGGGAGAAATTATGTGTTAGCAAACAGTTGGGTGGTCTTGGTTTTAGGAATGTGGATGACTTTAATTCGGCATTACTGGCCAAGCAACTTTGGCGTCTGATAGACGTTCCAGAGTCTTTGTTTGCCAGGGTTTTCAAAAGTAGGTATTATAGGAACACGCATCCGTTGGATCCAATTAGGTCATACTCTCCCTCCTATGGATGGAGGAGTATAtgttctgctcgctctctggttaataaagggcttattaaacgggttggtTCTGGGGACACCATTTCTATATGGTCAGATCCTTGGGTaccagctcaattcccgagaccagcttcCAGCAAGGGGCCGTTAAAGGACCCTTCTCTTCAAATGAATCAATTAATTGATCGACAAAATAATTCTTGGCGTCTGGATATGCTcaatgagcattttgatccactTGATGTTGTATTAATCAGGGCTATTCCGTTGGGTGGTAACAAAAGGGATGATCCCTTTGGTTGGCATTTCACGAAAACTGGGAAGTATACAGTCAAATCAGACTATCATACTGCACGTCATGACGTGGTTCGGACTTTTGCGGCCACTGGTTATGGCCCGGAAATTACCCCCCTACTCGCTAGTGTGTGGAGGGCTCGTTGCCCACCTAAGATCcagcattttatgtggcaggtctTATCTGGTTGTATTTCGGTTTCGGCAAATTTGGGACGACGGGGTATTGCTTGTGATGTACGGTGCGTACGATGCGGCGCGGATTCGGAGACAATAAATCATGCCATCTTTGTGTGTCCTCCGGCCCGTCAGGTTTGGGCGCTAGCAAATGTGCCGGTGGGACCTAATTCCTTCCCGACGGAATCAGTATATGCAAATGTTGATCACTTTTTAGGGCAGCAGAATCCGGGAGCCCATATTGCGGCTTTCCCTTGGCTTATGTGGTTtatttggaaagcaaggaatgcACGTGTCTTTGACAATATTGCCGAAAGGCCAGAGGAAATTGTTAGGGTAGCAGAGGGTAAAGCTGTAGCATGGCAGCAGGCTCAGATAGAGGATGATCTAGTGACCAGTCCCACCTTTCCAGTAGTTTCGGAGTTGCCAGTTAGGGTGCCTACGGTTTCCCTTCCTTCGGTCTTTTCAGGATATCGATGCTTCATAGCTGGATCTTGGAAAGCAGGGGATTTGTATGCAGGTGCTGGTTGGTGTTGTACCTCGATCCAGACAACGTTGCCGTTTTTGGGTGCCAAGAATTTCAGGCGAAGTCTATCTCCATTACATACTGAAGTTGAAGCGTTCCTTTGGGCGATGCGCTGCATGATCGGCCATGACTTCAGAGAGGTGGCTTTTTATACTgactgttcagacttggtgaagatggtgtcttctccttccgACTGGCAAGCGTTCTTGGCGTACCTTGACGACATCAAGACTGATAGGGAGgaattctcttccttttctttatctttaattcCTAGAAATGCTAATTTAAGGGCGGATTTTTTGGCACGCCAAGTGTGTACATCTCCACACCAAGTATTGTTTGTAAACGATTTTCTTACCAATtag